A stretch of Gallus gallus isolate bGalGal1 chromosome 2, bGalGal1.mat.broiler.GRCg7b, whole genome shotgun sequence DNA encodes these proteins:
- the FAM92A gene encoding protein FAM92A isoform X1, with product MEWGGTPSLSRPPPSRGGAGRGVPGGGQWWVSKETERTPSPPPSRRAAAAMMMLGRGLDARDNQTRQIQDAVSNVEKHFGELCQIFAGYVRKTARLRDKADLLVNEIYAYAATETPNLKVGLKNFADEFSRLQDYRQAEVDRLEAKVVEPLKSYGTIVKLKRDDLKATLTAKNREAKQLSQLEKTRQRNPSDRHIISQAESELQRASLDATRTTRQLEETIDNFEKQKIKDIKNIFSEFITIEMLFHGKALEIYTAAYQNIQNIDENEDLEVFRSSLYPPDYQSRLDIVRANSKSPLQRTGSLRSSLKTVQISSSTTRKNEEEEEEEEDEEEEEEI from the exons ATGGAATGGGGAGGGACGCCTTCCCTCAGCCGACCCCCGCCATCCcggggcggggcagggcggggcgtGCCGGGGGGCGGGCAGTGGTGGGTGTCCAAGGAAACCGAGCGCACGCCGAGCCCGCCTCCTTCCCGccgggccgccgccgccatgaTGATGCTGGGCCGCGGGCTGGACGCCAG GGACAATCAAACTAGACAAATACAAGATGCTGTTTCAAATGTGGAAAAACATTTTGGCGAATTGTGCCAAATATTTGCTGGATATGTACGTAAAACTGCCAGACTACGAGACAAAGCAGATCTTCTAGTAAATGAAATATATGCATATGCAGCCACAGAGACACCAAACTTAAAAGTTGGACTGAAAAACTTTGCAGATGAATTTTCCAGACTTCAGGATTATCGCCAGGCAGAG gtTGACAGGCTTGAAGCCAAAGTTGTTGAACCTCTGAAAAGTTATGGGACTATAGTGAAACTGAAAAGG GATGATCTTAAAGCAACGTTAACGGCAAAGAATCGAGAAGCCAAGCAATTATCTCAGCTGGAGAAGACACGTCAGCGGAATCCATCAGATCGACACATTATT TCACAG GCTGAAAGTGAATTGCAGAGAGCTTCACTGGATGCAACGCGAACAACCCGGCAGTTAGAGGAAACCATTGATAAttttgagaagcagaaaataaaggacATAAAA aacatattttctgaatttataACTATTGAAATGTTATTCCATGGGAAAGCTTTAGAGATTTATACTGCTGCCTACCAAAATATCCAAAATATtgatgaaaatgaagatttaGAG GTTTTTCGGAGTTCACTTTATCCCCCAGACTATCAGTCTCGCTTAGACATAGTTCGTGCAAATTCAAAGTCCCCTCTGCAAAGAACTGGCTCCTTAAGATCTTCACTGAAGACAGTACAg ATTTCTAGTAGTAcaacaaggaaaaatgaagaggaagaagaagaggaggaagatgaagaggaggaggaagaaatatAG
- the FAM92A gene encoding protein FAM92A isoform X2, with translation MEWGGTPSLSRPPPSRGGAGRGVPGGGQWWVSKETERTPSPPPSRRAAAAMMMLGRGLDARDNQTRQIQDAVSNVEKHFGELCQIFAGYVRKTARLRDKADLLVNEIYAYAATETPNLKVGLKNFADEFSRLQDYRQAEVDRLEAKVVEPLKSYGTIVKLKRDDLKATLTAKNREAKQLSQLEKTRQRNPSDRHIISQAESELQRASLDATRTTRQLEETIDNFEKQKIKDIKNIFSEFITIEMLFHGKALEIYTAAYQNIQNIDENEDLEVFRSSLYPPDYQSRLDIVRANSKSPLQRTGSLRSSLKTVQSEFPDPSLDSVPHPDSD, from the exons ATGGAATGGGGAGGGACGCCTTCCCTCAGCCGACCCCCGCCATCCcggggcggggcagggcggggcgtGCCGGGGGGCGGGCAGTGGTGGGTGTCCAAGGAAACCGAGCGCACGCCGAGCCCGCCTCCTTCCCGccgggccgccgccgccatgaTGATGCTGGGCCGCGGGCTGGACGCCAG GGACAATCAAACTAGACAAATACAAGATGCTGTTTCAAATGTGGAAAAACATTTTGGCGAATTGTGCCAAATATTTGCTGGATATGTACGTAAAACTGCCAGACTACGAGACAAAGCAGATCTTCTAGTAAATGAAATATATGCATATGCAGCCACAGAGACACCAAACTTAAAAGTTGGACTGAAAAACTTTGCAGATGAATTTTCCAGACTTCAGGATTATCGCCAGGCAGAG gtTGACAGGCTTGAAGCCAAAGTTGTTGAACCTCTGAAAAGTTATGGGACTATAGTGAAACTGAAAAGG GATGATCTTAAAGCAACGTTAACGGCAAAGAATCGAGAAGCCAAGCAATTATCTCAGCTGGAGAAGACACGTCAGCGGAATCCATCAGATCGACACATTATT TCACAG GCTGAAAGTGAATTGCAGAGAGCTTCACTGGATGCAACGCGAACAACCCGGCAGTTAGAGGAAACCATTGATAAttttgagaagcagaaaataaaggacATAAAA aacatattttctgaatttataACTATTGAAATGTTATTCCATGGGAAAGCTTTAGAGATTTATACTGCTGCCTACCAAAATATCCAAAATATtgatgaaaatgaagatttaGAG GTTTTTCGGAGTTCACTTTATCCCCCAGACTATCAGTCTCGCTTAGACATAGTTCGTGCAAATTCAAAGTCCCCTCTGCAAAGAACTGGCTCCTTAAGATCTTCACTGAAGACAGTACAg TCAGAGTTTCCAGATCCCAGTTTGGATTCTGTACCACATCCTGATTCAGACTAG
- the RBM12B gene encoding RNA-binding protein 12B: protein MAVVIRLQGLPVVAGPADIRRFFLGLNIPDGGVHIIGGEMGEAFIIFATDEDARRAMSCSGGFIKDSRIELFLSSKAEMQNTIEMSRKRFDRGGREAMPGSRRTGPNGSGGSGVGDVPHLVAAFTKGINKPGYGPPNHPEAGFHTNGTRQGDVGMPKSGYQSRKDSHAFNPDDLYLFLRGIPYSATEDAVRDFLSGIRVDGVILIKHRNGLNNGNCLVKFATPGDALEGLKRHRQYMGQRFIEISPTTEERWIEYGGRVDMPNEMDHFLCKEHSPRSSGYMHARKHSHSRSPRRQRTRSQSPSGQEYYIHLRNLSTNVEKRDLREFFPDLDISNKQIKILSEKHQRRTRDAFVMLKNERDYQAALECHRKVLLNRSVYIFPISRKSMLKMLDSYERKRSQERGHPGQAITEKSYREGHSGLKMCAYVRNFPFDVTKVEVQRFFERFDIDEDDIYLLYDDKGVGLGEALVKFKSEEQAMKAENLNHQRFLGTEVLLRLISEEQMQKFGVTAPFSTPNEMQGHSHAYNRGELSRPVGSPGPPQGPPMHSFGPPGNFRHPSEFRHPPENFMGPPKDFRGPPPLMDFGGDSKPFGRMEFGNNKMGNFPEGRFMPDPNFSGGSDRIVPIRLKNLPFKATPNEILDFFYGYRVIPESVSVQYNEQGLPSGDAIVAMTNYEEAMTAINELNDRPIGPRKVKLSLL, encoded by the coding sequence ATGGCTGTAGTCATCCGTTTGCAGGGGCTTCCTGTTGTTGCGGGTCCTGCAGATATCCGTCGTTTCTTCTTGGGATTGAATATTCCCGATGGAGGTGTGCATATTATTGGAGGAGAAATGGGGGAGGCTTTTATTATATTTGCAACAGATGAAGATGCACGGCGTGCCATGAGCTGTTCAGGAGGGTTTATCAAGGACTCGCGCATAGAGCTCTTTCTCAGCAGCaaggcagaaatgcagaataCCATAGAAATGAGCCGGAAGCGATTTGACCGTGGGGGACGAGAAGCTATGCCTGGGTCTAGACGAACAGGTCCTAATGGTTCTGGTGGATCAGGTGTTGGAGATGTTCCACATTTAGTTGCAGCATTtacaaaaggaataaataaaccTGGTTATGGACCACCAAATCATCCGGAGGCTGGCTTCCACACCAATGGCACAAGACAAGGTGATGTAGGTATGCCTAAATCAGGCTATCAGTCAAGAAAGGATTCTCATGCATTTAACCCTGATGATCTTTACTTATTTCTACGTGGTATACCTTACTCTGCAACGGAAGATGCAGTACGCGATTTCCTTTCTGGGATACGTGTGGATGGAGTAATTCTGATAAAGCATCGTAATGGTTTAAACAATGGTAATTGCTTGGTAAAATTTGCTACGCCCGGTGATGCCTTAGAAGGACTTAAACGGCACAGGCAGTATATGGGTCAGAGGTTTATAGAAATAAGTCCAACTACGGAGGAACGGTGGATTGAATATGGTGGGAGGGTAGACATGCCAAATGAAATGGATCACTTTTTATGCAAAGAACATTCTCCAAGAAGTTCGGGCTACATGCATGCAAGGAAACATTCTCATTCAAGATCACCAAGGAGACAAAGAACGCGTTCTCAGTCACCTTCCGGCCAGGAATATTACATACACTTAAGGAATCTATCAACTAATGTGGAGAAGAGAGATTTGAGAGAATTTTTCCCTGATCTGGATATaagcaacaaacaaataaagattTTATCGGAAAAGCATCAGAGGAGGACTAGAGATGCCTTTGTGATGTTAAAGAACGAGAGAGATTATCAGGCTGCTTTGGAATGTCATAGAAAGGTTCTTCTCAATCGTTCTGTTTacatttttcccatttcaaGAAAGTCAATGTTGAAAATGCTTGATTCTTATGAGAGGAAAAGATCGCAGGAAAGAGGTCATCCTGGGCAGGCCATAACAGAAAAAAGTTATCGGGAAGGTCATTCTGGCCTGAAGATGTGTGCTTATGTAAGGAATTTTCCATTTGATGTGACCAAAGTTGAAGTGCAAAGGTTTTTTGAGAGGTTTGATATTGATGAAGATGATATTTACTTGCTCTATGATGACAAAGGAGTTGGGCTGGGAGAAGCACTAGTGAAGTTTAAATCTGAAGAACAAGccatgaaagcagaaaatttaAATCATCAACGGTTTTTGGGAACAGAGGTACTACTAAGACTTATATCTGAAGAGCAGATGCAGAAGTTTGGTGTAACTGCTCCGTTCTCTACACCCAATGAAATGCAGGGTCATTCACATGCGTATAACAGAGGTGAGCTGTCCCGTCCGGTCGGCTCACCTGGACCACCACAAGGGCCGCCCATGCATTCATTTGGTCCCCCTGGGAACTTCAGGCATCCTTCTGAATTTAGGCACCCCCCTGAGAATTTCATGGGCCCTCCTAAGGATTTTAGAGGTCCACCACCCCTCATGGATTTTGGTGGGGACAGCAAACCTTTTGGCAGAATGGAGTTTGGGAATAACAAAATGGGAAATTTTCCTGAAGGAAGATTTATGCCGGACCCAAATTTCAGTGGTGGTTCTGACCGTATTGTTCCTATCCGCTTGAAAAACTTACCTTTTAAAGCGACTCCTAATGAGATTCTGGATTTTTTCTATGGCTACAGAGTTATACCAGAGTCAGTTTCTGTACAGTACAATGAACAAGGATTACCTTCAGGTGACGCCATCGTCGCTATGACAAACTATGAGGAAGCTATGACTGCTATTAATGAATTGAACGATAGGCCAATTGGTCCACGGAAAGTTAAGTTGAGTTTGCTGTAA